The Bdellovibrionota bacterium genome has a segment encoding these proteins:
- a CDS encoding CBS domain-containing protein: MRLQDIMNPTVHTILPQESAEAAYQRMRQDRIHHLVVIHGKQVVGVVSERDLGSGHGETLRKNRTVGDFISTPAISAPPFMTVRQAANLMRGQSIGCLPVTDAKGLVGIVTISDLLELIGRGSEKPIQNRTRWTMRHRESTVASSRPKTPRLSRAR; this comes from the coding sequence AAGAATCTGCGGAAGCGGCGTATCAACGGATGCGTCAGGACCGAATACATCATCTGGTGGTCATCCACGGCAAGCAGGTGGTCGGCGTCGTCTCCGAACGGGACCTGGGAAGCGGCCACGGAGAAACCCTGCGAAAAAACCGTACCGTCGGGGATTTCATCAGTACACCCGCCATCAGCGCGCCGCCTTTCATGACGGTTCGACAGGCCGCGAATCTGATGCGCGGGCAATCGATCGGCTGCCTTCCCGTCACCGATGCCAAAGGCCTTGTGGGGATCGTCACGATTTCCGATCTTTTGGAATTGATCGGCCGCGGATCGGAAAAACCGATTCAGAACCGGACGCGATGGACAATGCGGCATCGCGAGTCGACCGTAGCGTCATCGCGGCCAAAAACGCCTCGATTGAGTCGGGCTCGCTGA
- a CDS encoding diguanylate cyclase, translating to MSRTQISARVSPRVIFNEPLLLESGEPPTVVHGQGGNISRTGVFVRTAASLDLHAGVRVQFNLPEFGAFEAQAVIIHTAKSVELNGPLGVGMHFIECEPECMERLERFVVQCLSSEPGGSGEGIAPDRRLKKYRQAVESMLQGTYEMNIPTGERDDVGKLGEALVELSRTLQRQMNGYLRMVELSAKISGKLSMEEILDHVFDSFDPIIPFHRVGFALLIKRGTEVRLEWARSKAGSLGLTPGYSAPYSGSSLETIARSGTPRIINDLEAYLREHPESDSTKRIVASGIRSNLTCPLITNKGPVGFLFFSSLRPFTYEKTHVDLFLNLANLLSSVVEKGILSSEIQDKTLRLEFANRKLKKQSEMDGLTEAKSRWYFEQQLSLDWKMAARNSRRVSLILFDVDFFKAFNDLYGHQAGDDCLKALCATIQRSIKRPSDYVARYGGEEFVVVLPDTDLEDANSIAEQIREAVERLDIPHSGSRIAERVTVSAGVASIQPSRESPGSEKLVGMADRALYLAKNSGRNRVHASTETPVAT from the coding sequence ATGTCAAGAACTCAAATTTCGGCGCGTGTATCTCCGCGGGTCATTTTTAATGAGCCCCTCCTTTTGGAGTCGGGAGAGCCTCCAACCGTGGTTCACGGACAGGGGGGCAACATCAGCCGAACCGGCGTCTTCGTTAGAACCGCCGCCAGTTTAGATCTTCACGCCGGGGTGCGTGTCCAATTCAACCTGCCGGAATTTGGAGCCTTTGAGGCGCAGGCGGTCATTATACATACCGCCAAGTCCGTGGAGTTAAACGGGCCTTTGGGTGTAGGAATGCACTTCATCGAATGCGAACCGGAATGCATGGAACGCTTGGAGCGTTTTGTAGTTCAGTGTCTCTCATCCGAACCCGGGGGAAGCGGCGAAGGAATTGCGCCGGATCGGCGCCTGAAAAAATATCGCCAGGCCGTGGAATCAATGCTGCAGGGAACATACGAGATGAACATCCCCACGGGCGAGAGGGACGACGTCGGCAAGCTCGGCGAGGCGCTGGTAGAATTGAGCCGCACCCTGCAACGCCAAATGAACGGCTATCTGCGTATGGTGGAGTTGTCGGCCAAGATCAGCGGCAAGTTGAGCATGGAAGAGATTCTGGACCATGTGTTCGATTCGTTCGATCCGATTATCCCATTTCACCGAGTCGGCTTCGCGCTTCTAATCAAACGGGGAACGGAAGTGCGGCTGGAGTGGGCGCGGTCAAAGGCCGGGAGCCTGGGTCTGACCCCGGGGTATAGCGCCCCATACAGCGGATCTAGTCTGGAAACGATTGCGCGATCGGGAACACCCCGAATCATCAACGATCTGGAGGCCTACCTGCGCGAACACCCGGAGTCGGATTCCACGAAAAGAATCGTGGCGTCAGGCATCCGCTCCAATTTGACATGTCCGCTGATCACGAACAAAGGCCCCGTGGGATTCCTCTTTTTCTCGAGCCTGCGTCCCTTCACGTACGAGAAAACGCATGTGGATCTCTTCTTGAACCTCGCGAACCTCCTTTCGTCGGTGGTCGAAAAGGGAATCCTATCCTCGGAAATTCAAGACAAAACGCTGCGCCTCGAGTTTGCCAATCGAAAACTCAAAAAACAATCCGAAATGGATGGACTGACGGAGGCCAAGAGCCGGTGGTATTTCGAGCAGCAGCTCTCGCTGGATTGGAAAATGGCTGCGCGAAACTCGAGACGGGTGTCATTGATCCTATTCGATGTCGATTTTTTCAAGGCCTTCAACGACCTATACGGGCATCAGGCGGGAGATGACTGCCTCAAGGCCCTCTGTGCGACGATCCAGCGTTCGATCAAACGCCCAAGCGATTACGTGGCCCGGTACGGAGGAGAAGAATTTGTGGTTGTCCTGCCGGACACGGACCTGGAGGACGCCAACTCCATAGCGGAACAAATCCGCGAGGCAGTCGAGAGGCTCGATATCCCTCACTCCGGCTCTCGGATCGCCGAGCGGGTCACCGTAAGCGCGGGAGTCGCATCCATCCAACCGAGTCGGGAGTCCCCGGGCTCCGAGAAACTAGTCGGTATGGCAGATCGCGCGCTCTATCTTGCGAAAAATTCAGGTCGGAACCGCGTGCATGCCTCAACCGAAACACCCGTTGCAACTTGA